A DNA window from Drosophila pseudoobscura strain MV-25-SWS-2005 chromosome 2, UCI_Dpse_MV25, whole genome shotgun sequence contains the following coding sequences:
- the Atg8b gene encoding gamma-aminobutyric acid receptor-associated protein has protein sequence MDMHFQYKKDHSFEKRRNEGDKIRRRYPDRVPVIVEKAPKTRHPDLDKKKYLVPADLTVGQFYFLIRKRIKLSADSALFFFVNNVIPPTSATMGSLYQEHRDKDYFLYMSYSDENI, from the coding sequence ATGGACATGCACTTTCAGTACAAGAAGGATCACTCCTTCGAGAAGCGTCGCAACGAGGGCGACAAGATCCGTCGCCGCTATCCGGACCGTGTGCCCGTCATCGTGGAGAAGGCCCCCAAGACGCGCCACCCGGATCTCGACAAGAAGAAGTACCTGGTGCCCGCCGACCTGACCGTGGGACAGTTCTACTTTCTCATTCGCAAACGCATCAAGCTGAGCGCCGATTCGGCTCTCTTCTTCTTTGTGAACAACGTGATTCCGCCGACATCGGCCACCATGGGCTCCCTGTACCAGGAGCACCGCGACAAGGACTACTTCCTGTACATGTCCTACTCCGACGAGAATATCTAG